In Anopheles cruzii chromosome X, idAnoCruzAS_RS32_06, whole genome shotgun sequence, one genomic interval encodes:
- the LOC128272299 gene encoding thioredoxin reductase 1, mitochondrial isoform X2 — protein sequence MAPLNQENFDYDLVVIGGGSGGLACAKQAVQLGAKVAVLDFVKPSPRGTKWGLGGTCVNVGCIPKKLMHQASLLGEAIHDSQPYGWKFADPSSVRHDWATLTESVQNHIKSVNWVTRVDLRDQKVEYINGLGYFKDAHTVVALMKNQTERELRTKYVVIAVGGRPRYPEISGASEHGITSDDVFSLSEAPGKTLLVGAGYIGLECAGFLKGLGYDVTVMVRSILLRGFDQQMATMIGDSMVEKGIKFHHKTRPLAVEKQSDGRLLVRYETDGAGTGGEESFDTVLFAIGRQAETGTLKLDRAGVVTADGGKSDKIDVNGVDQTNVPNIYAVGDVLYRKPELTPVAIHAGRIIARRLFGNSDETMDYKDVATTVFTPLEYGCVGLSEEDAEAAHGKDNVEVYHAYYKPTEFFVPQRSVRYCYLKAVALREGDQRVLGLHFLGPAAGEVIQGFAAALKCGLTMKILRNTVGIHPTVAEEFTRLAITKSSGLDPTPATCCS from the exons ATGGCTCCTCTGAATC AAGAAAATTTCGACTACGATCTGGTGGTCATCGGTGGAGGTTCCGGGGGTTTGGCCTGTGCTAAGCAGGCCGTCCAGCTTGGCGCCAAGGTGGCGGTACTGGACTTCGTGAAGCCGTCGCCACGCGGAACCAAATGGGGCCTTGGCGGGACGTGCGTTAACGTAGGCTGCATTCCGAAGAAGTTGATGCACCAAGCATCGCTGCTGGGCGAAGCTATCCACGATTCGCAACCGTACGGGTGGAAGTTTGCTGATCCGAGCTCGGTGCGGCATGACTGGGCCACGCTCACCGAATCTGTGCAGAACCACATCAAATCGGTCAACTGGGTGACACGGGTCGATTTGCGCGACCAAAAGGTGGAGTACATCAACGGTCTCGGGTACTTCAAGGATGCGCACACTGTGGTGGCCCTGATGAAAAATCAAACCGAGCGGGAGCTGCGCACCAAATACGTCGTGATCGCGGTTGGTGGACGGCCTCGGTACCCCGAGATTTCCGGTGCATCCGAGCATGGCATCACTAGCGACGATGTGTTCAGTTTGTCCGAGGCTCCAGGCAAAACACTGCTCGTCGGCGCCGGTTACATCGGGCTCGAATGTGCCGGTTTCCTGAAGGGACTCGGATACGACGTGACGGTGATGGTACGTTCGATCTTGCTCCGGGGATTCGACCAGCAGATGGCGACCATGATTGGTGACTCGATGGTTGAGAAGGGCATCAAGTTCCACCACAAGACACGACCGCTGGCGGTCGAGAAGCAGTCGGATGGGCGACTGCTCGTGCGCTACGAAACGGAcggtgccggcaccggtggcgagGAGTCGTTCGATACGGTGTTGTTTGCGATTGGTCGCCAGGCCGAGACGGGCACACTCAAACTGGACCGCGCCGGTGTCGTaacggccgacggtggcaaaTCGGATAAGATCGACGTGAACGGCGTGGATCAGACGAACGTGCCGAATATCTACGCGGTCGGTGATGTACTGTATCGCAAACCAGAGCTGACTCCGGTAGCGATCCATGCCGGGCGCATCATCGCTCGACGGCTGTTCGGCAACTCCGACGAAACGATGGACTACAAAGATGTGGCGACGACCGTGTTTACGCCCCTGGAGTATGGGTGCGTCGGACTGAGCGAAGAGGATGCCGAGGCTGCCCACGGCAAGGACAACGTCGAGGTTTACCATGCTTACTACAAACCGACCGAATTTTTTGTTCCGCAGCGGTCCGTCCGCTACTGCTACCTGAAGGCGGTGGCGCTTCGCGAGGGCGACCAACGTGTGTTGGGGCTGCACTTCCTagggccggccgccggcgaggTAATTCAGGGCTTTGCGGCTGCTTTGAAGTGTGGGTTGACGATGAAAATTCTGCGCAACACTGTCGGCATTCATCCTACGGTCGCCGAAGAGTTCACGCGTCTCGCGATTACCAAGAGCTCTGGACTTGATCCTACACCGGCCACCTGCTGcagttaa
- the LOC128272314 gene encoding C-factor, protein MNSILITGGNRGLGLGLVKTLIRQQVLQKTQIIATYRLPEKSEELFALAKQNANVVPVLADVTNLERYEQLVNEVESIVKDKGLNVLFNNAGISPKSTRLSFTKADDLVDTFVTNTVAPIILTKELLPLLKRAADRQPDAPLGPGRACVVNMSSILGSIAENREGGLYAYRTSKAALNAATKSMSLDLRPSGIMAVALHPGWVKTDMGGSKAPLSVDESCDAIVRTLLSLNESHNGGFLQYDGKTLPW, encoded by the exons ATGAACAGCATTTTAATTACAGGCGGTAACCGCGGCCTCGGACTGGGGCTCGTAAAGACCCTCATCCGGCAGCAGGTACTGCAGAAAACACAAATCATTGCGACATACCGGCTTCCGGAAAAATCAGAG GAACTCTTTGCGCTTGCTAAACAGAACGCGAACGTTGTCCCTGTTCTAGCTG ACGTAACGAACCTGGAACGGTACGAGCAGCTGGTCAACGAAGTCGAGTCCATCGTTAAGGATAAAGGCTTGAACGTCCTGTTTAACAATGCCGGAATTTCGCCCAAATCGACGCGCCTTAGTTTCACCAAAGCAGATGACCTCGTCGACACATTTGTCACCAACACGGTGGCACCCATCATCCTAACCAAGGAGCTGCTTCCGCTACTAAAGCGGGCCGCCGACCGTCAACCGGATGCGCCGCTCGGTCCGGGACGCGCATGTGTTGTCAACATGAGCTCAATATTGGGCTCGATCGCGGAGAACCGCGAAGGTGGTCTGTACGCTTATCGGACCTCGAAAGCGGCCCTAAACGCGGCCACCAAATCGATGTCCCTGGATCTTCGGCCGAGCGGCATTATGGCGGTGGCACTACACCCGGGCTGGGTAAAAACGGACATGGGCGGCTCAAAGGCCCCGCTGTCGGTGGACGAAAGCTGCGATGCCATCGTACGGACACTGCTCTCGTTGAACGAATCCCACAACGGGGGATTTTTGCAGTACGATGGGAAAACGTTGCCTTGGTAG
- the LOC128269064 gene encoding arf-GAP with coiled-coil, ANK repeat and PH domain-containing protein 2 translates to MAQCRIDFGECLKDSPSFRLRLEQEETEIEHLEARLEKIIKACNAAVDSGKEYIRNQSTFATSLWDLQKHFQDDKNSTNALAQLIQLLQEMNKYHTTLLDQANRTVLKNLTSFLKRDIREVKEYRQIFAKVSENLDASVYRNSQVSRNRPADVIEAENLLSATKSCFNHTALDYVNYITLLQNRKRHEILATLLSYLQACSTYFHQGSDLCEDYGTFFKGLDDEIGTMRNEYAVLDKQMQNRHTCVNERASDLGERNVEGEREAGDTCLGAQSSVAAAAAEDGLSNGGRESVSSRLPSYMEGYLFKRTSNAFKTWNRRWFCMCDNQLFYRKRTGEELPTVMEEDLRLCTVRPLADSDRRFCFEVISPTKSHILQADSETMMVAWIKALQKGIDSAIQHNSPFSNDMRGRERSGQSGEDGRHGGAGRSVFASGSTSSDRGTRAGAAGCSSEGSRKGYKKINWTQMLKIPGNARCADCGNNDPKWASINLGITLCIACSGVHRSLGVHHSKVRSLTLDVWEPEILRVMIELGNDVINRVYEGNATRVARFDRATDNCEITVREAWIRAKYIERQFVAPIDGGLMGTGSGWGGPTEEGNTSTSSSTLSFKSLGADSSKFPEKWSIKKLRRRSYRQLLRPKHTAGAGGKHLALAGGGQEPLSTVRGVVPGVDPTDADGGVDTEVEQATAEIGDSIGSGTSPDADEKDVNEGLPKQFTDILLVGSSVVTDDHNLPDEDLLLLNSDQESTSGEEDNSIMECEDLERLCPNYLLYKAASGHNLPVMSHALALGADKHWTNGEEADRTALHAAILSGSVMACEFLLLNGAAINAVDRYGRTSLHLATEQGSAAQAYLLLKHKARYDLTDADGRQPIDIAVEKEDADIVTLLRLTLLNDEIGAGEDGESYTGGDSTYVAVMNEFSHLASNQPQRLQRNQRHLQHQQQQQQQSESLMNQQRSGLTVTETDLDDVTAQPTSDLS, encoded by the exons ATGGCACAATGCAGAATTGATTTCGGCGAATGCCTGAAAGATTCGCCGAGCTTCAG ACTGCGGCTCGAGCAGGAGGAGACCGAAATCGAGCATCTTGAGGCGCGTTTGGAAAAGATCATCAAGGCGTGCAATGCGGCGGTCGACAGTGGCAAGGAGTATATCCGCAACCAGAGTACGTTCGCGACGTCGCTCTGGGATCTGCAGAAGCACTTTCAGGACGACAAAAACTCGACGAACGCGCTCGCCCAGCTAATCCAGTTGCTGCAGGAGATGAACAAATACCATACGACCCTGTTGGATCAGGCCAACCGGACCGTGCTGAAGAACCTGACCAGCTTCCTGAAGCGCGATATCCGCGAGGTGAAAGAGTACCGGCAGATCTTCGCTAAGGTATCGGAAAACCTGGACGCCTCCGTCTACCGCAATTCGCAGGTTAGccgcaaccggccggccgacgtgATCGAGGCAGAAAATCTGCTGTCGGCAACGAAGAGCTGCTTCAATCACACGGCGCTCGATTATGTCAACTATATCACGCTGCTGCAGAATCGTAAGCGACACGAAATACTGGCCACGTTGCTGAGCTACCTGCAGGCGTGCAGTACGTACTTCCACCAGGGATCGGATTTGTGCGAAGACTACGGAACGTTCTTTAAGGGCCTGGACGATGAGATTGGCACGATGCGAAACGAGTACGCGGTGCTCGATAAGCAGATGCAGAACCGCCACACATGTGTCAACGAGCGAGCAAGCGATTTGGGTGAACGGAACGTCGAGGGTGAGCGAGAGGCTGGCGACACATGTCTCGGTGCTCaatcgtcggtggcggcggcggcggcagaggaCGGTTTGTCTAACGGTGGTAGGGAGAGTGTCTCAAGCCGATTACCGAGCTATATGGAAGGTTACCTCTTCAAGCGCACCTCGAACGCGTTCAAAACGTGGAACCGCCGGTGGTTCTGTATGTGCGACAATCAACTCTTCTACCGCAAGCGCACGGGCGAAGAGTTACCGACGGTGATGGAGGAAGATCTTCGGCTCTGTACAGTTCGTCCGCTAGCCGACTCGGACAGACGTTTCTGTTTTGAAGTTATTTCTCCTACCAA ATCGCACATTCTGCAAGCCGATTCAGAGACGATGATGGTTGCGTGGATCAAAGCGTTGCAGAAAGGCATCGATTCCGCCATTCAGCACAATAGTCCGTTTAGTAACGATATGCGGGGCCGCGAACGAAGCGGACAAAGCGGTGAAGATGGACGCCATGGAGGCGCAGGGCGCAGCGTGTTCGCTTCGGGGTCGACATCGAGTGATAGAGGTACACGAGCAGGAGCTGCTGGTTGCAGTTCGGAAGGGAGTAGAAAAGGATACAAAAAAAT CAACTGGACGCAAATGCTGAAAATCCCGGGCAACGCAAGATGTGCCGATTGCGGTAACAATGATCCAAAATGGGCCTCCATAAACCTAGGCATAACGCTGTGCATTGCGTGTTCGGGCGTACACCGTAGCCTTGGCGTTCACCACAGCAAAGTTCGCTCGCTGACGCTAGATGTGTGGGAGCCTGAAATACTGCGCGTGATGATTGAGCTTGGGAACGACGTCATCAACCGGGTGTACGAAGGCAATGCGACACGCGTGGCACGCTTTGATCGCGCGACGGACAACTGCGAGATAACGGTGCGTGAAGCCTGGATCCGTGCGAAATACATTGAACGACAGTTTGTAgcgccgatcgatggcggtCTCATGGGCACCGGGTCGGGATGGGGAGGCCCGACCGAAGAAGGCAACACTAGCACTTCTTCGTCGACCTTGTCGTTTAAGAGCCTCGGGGCGGATAGTTCGAAATTTCCGGaaaaatggagcataaaaaagctcCGCCGTCGGAGCTACCGGCAGTTATTACGACCAAAGCACACTGCAGGAGCCGGTGGGAAGCACCTGGCGCTAGCAGGGGGTGGTCAAGAGCCACTGTCAACGGTGAGAGGAGTGGTGCCGGGTGTTGATCCGACCGATGCTGATGGTGGCGTGGATACGGAGGTAGAGCAAGCCACCGCCGAGATTGGTGATAGTATCGGAAGCGGAACGAGCCCGGATGCGGACGAAAAGGATGTGAACGAGGGACTACCGAAGCAATTTACCGACATTTTACTGGTCGGCTCCAGCGTCGTTACCGACGATCACAATCTACCGGATGAagatctgctgctgttgaatTCAGACCAGGAATCTACTAGTGGCGAGGAAGATAATTCCATCATGGAATGTGAGGACCTCGAGCGTCTGTGCCCGAACTATCTGCTGTACAAGGCAGCCAGCGGCCACAATCTGCCGGTAATGAGTCATGCGTTGGCACTCGGCGCTGACAAGCACTGGACGAATGGCGAGGAAGCAGACCGAACAGCGCTGCACGCTGCCATCCTATCTGGCTCGGTAATGGCGTGTGAGTTTTTGCTCCTCAACGGTGCCGCCATCAATGCGGTCGATCGATACGGTCGTACATCACTCCATCTAGCTACGGAACAGGGGTCAGCGGCACAAGCTTATTTGCTGCTGAAGCATAAGGCCCGGTACGATCTGACGGACGCCGATGGGCGCCAACCAATCGATATTGCCGTGGAGAAGGAGGATGCAGACATCGTCACACTCCTTAGGTTGACCTTGCTGAACGATGAGATAGGAGCGGGTGAGGACGGCGAAAGCTATACCGGTGGTGACTCAACGTACGTTGCGGTGATGAACGAGTTTTCACATCTAGCCAGCAACCAGCCGCAACGTTTGCAGCGCAATCAGCGCCATTtgcagcatcaacagcaacagcaacaacagagTGAATCTCTGATGAATCAACAGCGTAGCGGCCTGACGGTAACCGAGACAGATTTAGATGACGTTACAGCGCAACCTACGTCGGATCTCTCGTGA
- the LOC128272299 gene encoding thioredoxin reductase 1, mitochondrial isoform X1 has protein sequence MALAAVYVRQARNLINVRYARLLCTKVISPPLSKENFDYDLVVIGGGSGGLACAKQAVQLGAKVAVLDFVKPSPRGTKWGLGGTCVNVGCIPKKLMHQASLLGEAIHDSQPYGWKFADPSSVRHDWATLTESVQNHIKSVNWVTRVDLRDQKVEYINGLGYFKDAHTVVALMKNQTERELRTKYVVIAVGGRPRYPEISGASEHGITSDDVFSLSEAPGKTLLVGAGYIGLECAGFLKGLGYDVTVMVRSILLRGFDQQMATMIGDSMVEKGIKFHHKTRPLAVEKQSDGRLLVRYETDGAGTGGEESFDTVLFAIGRQAETGTLKLDRAGVVTADGGKSDKIDVNGVDQTNVPNIYAVGDVLYRKPELTPVAIHAGRIIARRLFGNSDETMDYKDVATTVFTPLEYGCVGLSEEDAEAAHGKDNVEVYHAYYKPTEFFVPQRSVRYCYLKAVALREGDQRVLGLHFLGPAAGEVIQGFAAALKCGLTMKILRNTVGIHPTVAEEFTRLAITKSSGLDPTPATCCS, from the exons ATGGCGTTGGCCGCCGTATATGTGCGTCAGGCGCGGAACTTAATAAATGTGCGATATGCGCGCCTGCTCTGCACTAAAGTCATTTCGCCACCGTTATCAA AAGAAAATTTCGACTACGATCTGGTGGTCATCGGTGGAGGTTCCGGGGGTTTGGCCTGTGCTAAGCAGGCCGTCCAGCTTGGCGCCAAGGTGGCGGTACTGGACTTCGTGAAGCCGTCGCCACGCGGAACCAAATGGGGCCTTGGCGGGACGTGCGTTAACGTAGGCTGCATTCCGAAGAAGTTGATGCACCAAGCATCGCTGCTGGGCGAAGCTATCCACGATTCGCAACCGTACGGGTGGAAGTTTGCTGATCCGAGCTCGGTGCGGCATGACTGGGCCACGCTCACCGAATCTGTGCAGAACCACATCAAATCGGTCAACTGGGTGACACGGGTCGATTTGCGCGACCAAAAGGTGGAGTACATCAACGGTCTCGGGTACTTCAAGGATGCGCACACTGTGGTGGCCCTGATGAAAAATCAAACCGAGCGGGAGCTGCGCACCAAATACGTCGTGATCGCGGTTGGTGGACGGCCTCGGTACCCCGAGATTTCCGGTGCATCCGAGCATGGCATCACTAGCGACGATGTGTTCAGTTTGTCCGAGGCTCCAGGCAAAACACTGCTCGTCGGCGCCGGTTACATCGGGCTCGAATGTGCCGGTTTCCTGAAGGGACTCGGATACGACGTGACGGTGATGGTACGTTCGATCTTGCTCCGGGGATTCGACCAGCAGATGGCGACCATGATTGGTGACTCGATGGTTGAGAAGGGCATCAAGTTCCACCACAAGACACGACCGCTGGCGGTCGAGAAGCAGTCGGATGGGCGACTGCTCGTGCGCTACGAAACGGAcggtgccggcaccggtggcgagGAGTCGTTCGATACGGTGTTGTTTGCGATTGGTCGCCAGGCCGAGACGGGCACACTCAAACTGGACCGCGCCGGTGTCGTaacggccgacggtggcaaaTCGGATAAGATCGACGTGAACGGCGTGGATCAGACGAACGTGCCGAATATCTACGCGGTCGGTGATGTACTGTATCGCAAACCAGAGCTGACTCCGGTAGCGATCCATGCCGGGCGCATCATCGCTCGACGGCTGTTCGGCAACTCCGACGAAACGATGGACTACAAAGATGTGGCGACGACCGTGTTTACGCCCCTGGAGTATGGGTGCGTCGGACTGAGCGAAGAGGATGCCGAGGCTGCCCACGGCAAGGACAACGTCGAGGTTTACCATGCTTACTACAAACCGACCGAATTTTTTGTTCCGCAGCGGTCCGTCCGCTACTGCTACCTGAAGGCGGTGGCGCTTCGCGAGGGCGACCAACGTGTGTTGGGGCTGCACTTCCTagggccggccgccggcgaggTAATTCAGGGCTTTGCGGCTGCTTTGAAGTGTGGGTTGACGATGAAAATTCTGCGCAACACTGTCGGCATTCATCCTACGGTCGCCGAAGAGTTCACGCGTCTCGCGATTACCAAGAGCTCTGGACTTGATCCTACACCGGCCACCTGCTGcagttaa